Proteins from one Geomonas agri genomic window:
- the hisB gene encoding imidazoleglycerol-phosphate dehydratase HisB — MARSANIERITKETQIKLSLEIDGKGEAQVCTSVPFLDHMLDLFARHGLFNLKVEAHGDIDIDFHHTVEDIGIVLGSAFKEALGDKCGIRRYGQATVPMDETLASVATDLSGRPYLVYNVQLPKVKIGDFDVELVREFFQGFVNHCGANLHINVMYGDNVHHILEACFKAAARALDMATQMDSRIEGVMSTKGKL; from the coding sequence ATGGCCCGGTCGGCAAACATCGAACGCATCACCAAGGAGACGCAGATCAAGCTCTCCCTCGAAATCGACGGCAAAGGCGAGGCGCAGGTCTGCACCTCGGTTCCTTTCCTGGACCACATGCTGGACCTTTTCGCCAGGCACGGCCTCTTCAACCTCAAGGTTGAAGCGCACGGCGACATCGACATTGACTTCCATCACACCGTCGAGGACATCGGCATCGTGCTCGGTTCGGCCTTCAAGGAAGCGCTGGGCGACAAGTGCGGCATCCGCCGCTACGGCCAGGCCACCGTGCCGATGGACGAGACCCTTGCCAGCGTCGCTACCGACCTCTCCGGTCGTCCTTACCTGGTCTACAACGTTCAGCTCCCCAAGGTGAAGATCGGCGATTTCGACGTCGAGCTGGTGCGCGAGTTCTTCCAGGGCTTCGTGAACCACTGCGGCGCGAACCTCCACATCAACGTCATGTACGGCGACAACGTGCACCACATCCTGGAAGCCTGCTTCAAGGCCGCCGCCCGCGCGCTGGACATGGCGACCCAGATGGATTCCCGAATCGAAGGGGTTATGTCCACCAAGGGCAAGCTGTAA
- the hisH gene encoding imidazole glycerol phosphate synthase subunit HisH, giving the protein MIAIIDYGMGNLRSVQKGFEKVGYEAVVTTDSKVLLDAERVVLPGVGAFRDCIRNLEEGGFVEPILKVIKEGKPFLGICLGLQLLFTESEEFGIHKGLDIIPGKVLRFPEGMEQAGEELKVPHMGWNQLDIKRPSPLFNGVDNGSNVYFVHSYYVKPNDESVVAATTNYGIDFCAAIWRDNVVAAQFHPEKSQDKGLAMLKNFAAMN; this is encoded by the coding sequence ATGATCGCGATCATAGATTACGGCATGGGCAATCTGCGCTCCGTGCAGAAAGGGTTCGAGAAGGTTGGCTACGAGGCTGTGGTCACCACGGACTCGAAGGTGCTTCTGGACGCCGAGCGCGTCGTGCTCCCGGGCGTCGGGGCCTTCCGCGACTGCATCAGGAACCTGGAGGAGGGGGGCTTCGTCGAGCCGATCCTTAAGGTGATCAAGGAAGGCAAACCCTTCCTCGGCATATGCCTCGGCCTGCAGCTCCTCTTCACCGAGAGTGAGGAATTCGGCATCCACAAGGGGCTGGATATCATCCCCGGCAAGGTGCTCCGTTTCCCGGAAGGGATGGAGCAGGCGGGTGAGGAACTGAAGGTGCCGCACATGGGCTGGAACCAACTCGACATCAAGCGCCCCTCGCCGCTGTTCAACGGCGTCGACAACGGCTCCAACGTCTACTTCGTGCACTCCTACTACGTGAAGCCGAACGACGAGAGCGTGGTGGCGGCGACCACCAACTACGGCATCGACTTCTGCGCCGCCATCTGGCGCGACAACGTCGTAGCCGCCCAGTTCCACCCGGAGAAGTCCCAGGACAAGGGGCTCGCCATGCTCAAGAACTTCGCGGCAATGAACTAG
- the prmC gene encoding peptide chain release factor N(5)-glutamine methyltransferase codes for MTTTPEKWDVLKVLNWTKGYLAEKGVENPRLEAEWMLCEALSLDRVGLYLNFDKPLSDAELAAYRTMVARRGKREPLQYILGTQEFMGLEFRVTPAVLIPRHDTEVLVTEAINRATAANSILDIGTGSGCVAIALAKSMPQAEVCTVDVSAEALEVARGNADRNEAAVQFFQGSLFEPFAGRRFDMVVSNPPYIPNSELATLQAEVRGFEPMGALDGGADGLDFYRRIVGDAPGYLNPGGWLIFEVGAGQAPQVLGLLKAGGFAGEAFTQTDPAGIERVVGGRLTA; via the coding sequence ATGACCACCACCCCCGAAAAATGGGATGTCCTCAAGGTTCTCAATTGGACCAAAGGCTACCTTGCCGAGAAAGGCGTGGAAAACCCGCGTCTCGAAGCGGAGTGGATGCTGTGCGAGGCGCTCTCCCTGGACCGGGTCGGGCTCTACCTGAACTTCGACAAGCCTCTTTCCGACGCCGAGCTGGCCGCCTACCGCACCATGGTGGCGCGGCGCGGCAAGCGCGAGCCGCTGCAGTACATCCTGGGTACCCAGGAATTCATGGGGCTCGAGTTCCGAGTCACCCCGGCGGTCCTGATCCCGCGCCACGATACCGAGGTGCTGGTGACCGAGGCGATTAACCGGGCTACTGCCGCGAACAGCATCCTCGATATCGGCACCGGTAGCGGTTGCGTGGCGATTGCGCTTGCCAAGTCCATGCCGCAGGCCGAGGTCTGCACCGTGGACGTTTCCGCGGAAGCCCTCGAGGTGGCACGCGGTAACGCCGACCGTAACGAGGCCGCCGTGCAATTTTTCCAGGGCTCCCTGTTCGAACCGTTTGCGGGACGACGCTTCGACATGGTAGTATCCAACCCGCCCTATATTCCCAATTCCGAACTGGCCACGTTGCAGGCCGAAGTGCGCGGCTTCGAACCGATGGGCGCGCTCGACGGCGGGGCCGATGGTCTCGACTTCTACCGGCGGATCGTGGGCGACGCGCCCGGCTATCTGAACCCCGGCGGCTGGCTGATCTTCGAGGTCGGAGCCGGACAGGCACCCCAGGTGCTGGGGCTTTTGAAGGCCGGCGGTTTCGCCGGAGAAGCCTTCACCCAAACCGATCCCGCAGGCATCGAGCGCGTGGTCGGCGGCAGGCTGACCGCCTGA
- the prfA gene encoding peptide chain release factor 1 yields the protein MFDKIADLETRFGELESLLSDPEVLANQVEFRKLSKEHAGLSELIAAYREYKKVLSDIEGNQELLKEPDQEMREMAQAELETLEERREQLESEIQLLLLPKDPNDDKSVVLEIRAGTGGDESALFAGDLFRMYSRFAETNRWKVEVISASESERGGFKEVIALVEGDGVFAKLKYESGTHRVQRVPETEAQGRIHTSACTVAVMPEAEDVDIDINPADLKIDVYRSSGAGGQHVNTTDSAVRITHLPTGTVVACQEERSQIKNRAKAMKVLKSRILDNIVMEQNAKMAADRKSQVGSGDRSERIRTYNFPQGRMTDHRIGLTLYRLDSIMAGDIAEIADALRAHYQMEALQAQSEGM from the coding sequence ATGTTCGACAAAATAGCAGATCTTGAAACCCGTTTCGGCGAGCTGGAATCGCTCCTCTCCGATCCGGAGGTGCTCGCGAACCAGGTGGAGTTCCGGAAGCTCTCCAAGGAGCACGCCGGTCTGTCCGAGCTGATCGCGGCCTACCGCGAGTACAAAAAGGTGCTCTCCGACATCGAAGGCAACCAGGAGCTCCTGAAGGAGCCGGACCAGGAGATGCGCGAGATGGCCCAGGCCGAGCTCGAAACCCTGGAGGAGCGCCGCGAGCAGCTGGAAAGCGAGATCCAACTGCTCTTGCTCCCCAAGGACCCCAACGACGACAAGAGCGTCGTGCTCGAGATCCGTGCTGGCACCGGCGGCGACGAGTCCGCCCTCTTCGCGGGCGACCTGTTCCGCATGTACAGCCGCTTCGCCGAGACGAACCGCTGGAAGGTTGAGGTGATCTCCGCCTCCGAATCCGAGCGCGGCGGCTTCAAAGAGGTGATCGCCCTGGTCGAGGGCGACGGCGTCTTCGCGAAGCTGAAGTACGAGTCCGGCACCCATCGCGTACAGCGCGTTCCCGAGACCGAGGCGCAGGGTCGTATCCATACCTCCGCCTGCACCGTGGCGGTCATGCCCGAGGCCGAGGACGTCGACATCGACATCAACCCGGCCGACCTGAAGATCGACGTGTATCGTTCCTCCGGCGCGGGTGGCCAGCACGTCAACACCACCGACTCCGCGGTCAGGATCACCCACCTCCCGACCGGCACTGTCGTTGCCTGCCAGGAAGAGCGCAGCCAGATCAAGAACCGCGCGAAAGCGATGAAGGTCTTGAAGTCCAGGATCCTGGACAATATCGTGATGGAGCAGAACGCCAAGATGGCCGCCGACAGGAAGAGCCAGGTGGGCAGCGGCGACCGCAGCGAGCGTATCAGGACCTACAACTTCCCGCAGGGGCGCATGACCGATCACCGCATCGGGCTCACGCTGTATCGCCTCGATTCCATCATGGCCGGCGACATCGCCGAAATCGCCGACGCCCTGCGCGCCCACTACCAGATGGAAGCCCTGCAGGCTCAAAGCGAAGGTATGTAA
- the murA gene encoding UDP-N-acetylglucosamine 1-carboxyvinyltransferase, which yields MEKLVIKGGNKLSGEVTVSGSKNAALPIFISTILAPGCHTISNVPFLRDINTTIKVLEKLGARVDGRGNVVKIDTTDLNSWEATYDLVRTMRASVLVLGPLLARFGQARVSLPGGCAIGARPINLHLKGLAALGAEITLEHGYVEAKAKKLKGARINFDISTVGGTEQLLMAAATAQGETILENAAREPEIVDLADILTKMGANIEGAGTDTIRIKGVEQLTAAEHAVMPDRIEAGTFMIASAITGGDVKIKNMRLEHLDALTFKLQDAGVEIINKDNVVRVKGPKKIRNVNIKTRPYPGFPTDMQAQFMALMCIAEGASVISENIFENRFMHVSELLRFGADIICEGNSATVKGVKKLSGAPVMATDLRASASLILAALAADNTSEISRIYHLDRGYENIEKKLAGLGADIVRVPDVDAP from the coding sequence GTGGAAAAACTGGTAATCAAAGGTGGCAACAAACTCTCCGGAGAAGTGACCGTCAGCGGGTCGAAGAACGCCGCCCTCCCCATATTCATCTCGACCATTCTGGCACCCGGGTGCCACACCATCAGTAACGTTCCCTTCCTGAGGGACATCAACACCACCATCAAGGTGCTGGAAAAACTGGGCGCCAGGGTCGACGGCCGCGGCAACGTGGTCAAGATCGACACCACCGACCTGAACAGCTGGGAAGCGACTTACGACCTGGTGCGCACCATGCGCGCGTCGGTCCTGGTTCTCGGCCCGCTTTTGGCCCGCTTCGGCCAGGCCCGCGTATCGCTCCCCGGCGGCTGCGCCATCGGCGCACGTCCCATCAACCTGCACCTCAAAGGCCTTGCCGCGCTGGGCGCCGAGATCACCCTGGAGCACGGCTATGTCGAGGCGAAAGCCAAGAAACTGAAAGGCGCCCGCATCAACTTCGACATCTCCACCGTCGGCGGCACCGAACAGCTCCTCATGGCGGCAGCCACCGCGCAGGGTGAGACCATCCTCGAAAACGCGGCCCGCGAGCCGGAGATCGTCGACCTTGCCGACATCCTTACCAAGATGGGCGCCAACATCGAGGGCGCCGGCACCGACACTATCCGCATCAAGGGGGTAGAGCAGTTGACGGCAGCCGAGCACGCCGTGATGCCGGACCGCATCGAGGCCGGGACCTTCATGATCGCCTCCGCCATCACCGGCGGCGACGTCAAGATCAAGAACATGCGCCTGGAGCACCTGGACGCGCTGACCTTCAAGCTGCAGGACGCCGGCGTGGAGATCATCAACAAGGACAACGTGGTCCGCGTCAAGGGGCCCAAGAAAATCCGCAACGTCAACATCAAGACCCGTCCCTACCCGGGCTTCCCGACCGACATGCAGGCCCAGTTCATGGCCCTCATGTGCATCGCGGAAGGTGCCAGCGTGATCTCCGAGAACATCTTCGAGAACCGCTTCATGCACGTCTCGGAGCTGCTGCGTTTCGGCGCGGACATCATCTGCGAGGGGAACAGCGCCACCGTGAAGGGCGTCAAGAAGCTCTCCGGCGCGCCGGTCATGGCCACCGACCTCAGGGCCTCCGCCTCCCTGATCCTCGCCGCCCTCGCCGCCGACAACACCAGCGAGATCTCAAGGATCTATCACCTGGACCGCGGTTACGAGAATATCGAGAAGAAGCTCGCCGGCCTCGGCGCGGATATCGTCCGCGTCCCGGATGTTGACGCGCCGTAG
- the thyX gene encoding FAD-dependent thymidylate synthase has protein sequence MKVALLQHTPDPELTIALAARLCYSSADIEALKDKLSGADVKKFLDKIMSLGHQSVLEHASFTFGVDGISRVTSHQLVRHRVASFSQQSQRYVSHKERFAVVTPQSIADNPKHLELFEAQVASLHAAYAALVEAGVPAEDARYLLPNATETKIIITMNARELLHFFAVRCCERAQWEIRAMAIEMLRLVKPVAPTVFDKAGPGCLAGPCPEGAMCCGKMADVREFFREM, from the coding sequence ATGAAGGTTGCCCTTCTGCAGCACACCCCCGATCCCGAGTTGACCATCGCCCTGGCCGCCCGGCTCTGCTATTCGTCGGCCGACATCGAGGCGCTCAAGGACAAACTCTCCGGCGCTGACGTCAAAAAATTCCTGGACAAGATCATGTCGCTTGGGCACCAGTCGGTGCTGGAGCACGCCTCCTTCACCTTCGGTGTGGACGGGATCTCGCGCGTCACCAGCCACCAGCTGGTACGGCACCGGGTCGCCTCTTTCTCCCAGCAGTCCCAACGCTACGTTTCGCACAAGGAGCGCTTCGCGGTGGTTACGCCGCAGTCCATCGCGGACAATCCCAAGCACCTGGAGCTCTTCGAGGCCCAGGTCGCCTCGCTGCACGCGGCCTATGCCGCCCTGGTCGAGGCGGGTGTTCCGGCCGAGGATGCGCGCTACCTGCTCCCTAATGCCACCGAAACCAAGATCATCATCACCATGAACGCCCGGGAGCTTCTGCACTTCTTTGCCGTGCGCTGCTGCGAGCGGGCCCAGTGGGAGATCCGCGCCATGGCCATCGAGATGCTCCGTCTCGTGAAGCCTGTGGCGCCCACCGTTTTCGACAAGGCCGGCCCCGGATGTCTTGCCGGCCCCTGCCCCGAAGGTGCCATGTGCTGCGGCAAGATGGCCGATGTCAGGGAATTCTTCCGGGAGATGTAG
- a CDS encoding DUF1385 domain-containing protein: MSKINIGGQAVLEGVMMRAPRSMAIAVRRPDGDISVKSETVIPLSERFPITKLPIVRGAVALFSSLIIGIKALNFSANEALAEDEEKEEVNSWAIAGTMAAAFGFGILLFFILPLYLTKLLVPIIGDSNIVFNLVDGVIRVAVFLIYIIGISRMKDIQRVFQYHGAEHKSIFTFEAGEELTVDNVRKYSCLHPRCGTSFLLIVMLVSIVVFSLIPKLWPFYFKAGSRVILLPMIAGLSYEVLKWTAKHDNHALVRMVIAPGLALQRLTTREPDDSQIEVAIKSMQVALELNDGFKDDRLVV; the protein is encoded by the coding sequence GTGTCAAAGATAAACATAGGCGGACAGGCGGTTCTGGAAGGTGTCATGATGCGGGCTCCGCGCTCGATGGCCATCGCGGTGAGAAGGCCCGACGGCGACATCTCGGTTAAGAGCGAGACGGTGATCCCGCTTTCCGAGCGTTTCCCCATCACCAAGCTCCCCATCGTCCGTGGAGCGGTGGCGCTCTTCTCGTCGCTCATCATCGGCATCAAGGCGCTCAACTTCTCCGCCAACGAGGCGCTCGCAGAGGACGAGGAGAAGGAAGAGGTCAACAGCTGGGCCATCGCCGGCACCATGGCCGCGGCCTTCGGCTTCGGCATCCTGCTCTTCTTCATCCTGCCGCTCTACCTGACCAAGCTGCTCGTCCCGATCATCGGCGACTCCAACATCGTTTTCAACCTGGTTGACGGCGTGATCCGGGTCGCGGTGTTCCTGATCTACATCATCGGCATCTCGCGCATGAAGGACATCCAGCGGGTGTTCCAGTACCACGGCGCCGAGCACAAGTCGATTTTCACCTTCGAGGCGGGCGAGGAGCTCACCGTCGACAACGTGAGGAAGTACAGCTGCCTGCACCCGCGTTGCGGCACCAGCTTCCTCTTGATCGTCATGCTGGTGAGCATCGTGGTGTTCTCCCTGATCCCGAAGCTGTGGCCCTTCTACTTCAAGGCCGGGTCCAGGGTGATCCTGCTGCCGATGATCGCCGGGCTTTCCTACGAGGTCCTCAAGTGGACGGCGAAGCACGACAACCACGCGCTGGTGAGAATGGTGATCGCCCCGGGTCTCGCCCTGCAGCGGCTGACCACCCGCGAGCCCGACGATTCCCAGATCGAAGTCGCCATCAAGTCGATGCAGGTGGCCCTCGAACTGAACGACGGCTTCAAGGACGATCGGCTCGTCGTGTAA
- the hisG gene encoding ATP phosphoribosyltransferase translates to MTDYVTIAIPKGRILQDSVALFKKIGIDCEELLSDTRKLVFENHEQKMRYMIVRATDVPTYVEYGCADLGIVGKDTLMEAEKDLYEPLDLKFGYCRLMVAEPVELSSKDDPAAWNNIRIATKYPNVTEKYFAAKGVQVELIKLYGSIELAPLVGLSERIVDLVSTGETLKQNGLAEIETIAEITCRLIVNRASLKTKHERISKIIEGLEQHI, encoded by the coding sequence ATGACCGACTACGTCACCATCGCCATCCCGAAAGGCCGCATCCTGCAGGACTCCGTTGCCCTGTTCAAGAAGATCGGCATCGACTGTGAAGAGCTCCTCTCCGACACCCGCAAGCTGGTCTTCGAGAACCACGAGCAGAAGATGCGCTACATGATCGTGCGCGCCACCGACGTCCCCACCTACGTGGAGTACGGCTGCGCCGACCTCGGCATCGTCGGCAAGGACACCCTGATGGAGGCGGAGAAGGATCTCTATGAACCGCTCGACCTGAAGTTCGGCTACTGCCGCCTGATGGTCGCCGAGCCGGTCGAGCTCTCCAGCAAGGACGATCCTGCCGCCTGGAACAACATCAGAATCGCCACCAAGTACCCCAACGTCACCGAGAAGTATTTCGCGGCCAAGGGCGTGCAGGTCGAGCTGATCAAGCTCTACGGCTCTATCGAGTTGGCCCCGCTGGTCGGCCTCTCCGAGCGCATCGTTGACCTTGTTTCCACCGGCGAGACGCTGAAGCAAAACGGCTTGGCCGAGATTGAGACCATCGCCGAGATCACCTGCCGCCTGATCGTCAACCGGGCGAGCCTCAAGACCAAGCACGAGCGCATCTCCAAGATCATCGAAGGGCTGGAGCAGCATATATAA
- the rpmE gene encoding 50S ribosomal protein L31, whose protein sequence is MKEGIHPKYEEITVKCLCGNQFQTRSTKAEISTEICSQCHPFYTGKQKLIDTAGRVERFRKRYNLEK, encoded by the coding sequence ATGAAAGAAGGGATCCACCCCAAGTACGAAGAAATTACCGTAAAGTGCCTGTGCGGTAACCAGTTCCAGACCCGTTCCACCAAAGCGGAGATCTCCACCGAGATCTGCTCGCAGTGCCACCCGTTCTACACCGGCAAGCAGAAGCTCATCGACACCGCAGGCCGTGTCGAGCGCTTCCGCAAGAGATACAACCTGGAGAAGTAG
- the hisD gene encoding histidinol dehydrogenase, giving the protein MQFLDIREADFQAKFDAIVERGEESGREVEEVVLGIISDVRKRGDEALLEYTRRFDRVECDAAGLEITEEEFAKAFAQVDEKDLAALKLAVERVARYHEKQKQQTWLSTEEADIMLGQKVTPLAKVGIYVPGGKACYPSSVIMNAVPAKVAGVGEIIMVVPTPGGETNAHVLVAAKLAGVDRVFRIGGAQAVAALAYGTATVPRVDKITGPGNIYVATAKKLVFGQVGIDMIAGPSEILVINDGSGNPTHIAADLLSQAEHDELASSVLITTDRGFGEKAAAEVERQLKELSREAIARKSWESFGVIIVAGNLEEAIAFSNRIAPEHLELAVENPFEIMPLITNAGAIFMGHYTPEASGDYLAGPNHTLPTGGTARFFSPLSVDDFVKKSSLIYFTKGGLQRVGKDIVRIATLEGLEAHGKSVSFRLDS; this is encoded by the coding sequence ATGCAGTTCCTCGACATCAGGGAAGCAGATTTTCAGGCGAAGTTCGATGCCATTGTTGAACGTGGCGAGGAGTCGGGGCGCGAGGTCGAAGAGGTGGTGCTGGGCATCATCTCGGATGTGCGCAAGCGCGGCGACGAGGCGCTCCTTGAGTACACCCGCCGTTTTGACCGGGTCGAGTGCGACGCGGCTGGGCTAGAGATCACCGAGGAAGAGTTCGCCAAGGCGTTCGCCCAAGTGGACGAGAAGGACCTCGCGGCGCTGAAGCTCGCCGTCGAGCGCGTCGCCCGCTACCACGAGAAGCAGAAGCAGCAGACTTGGCTTTCCACTGAGGAAGCCGACATCATGCTGGGGCAGAAGGTGACACCGCTCGCCAAAGTGGGCATCTACGTCCCCGGCGGCAAGGCCTGCTATCCCTCCAGCGTCATCATGAACGCCGTTCCCGCCAAGGTTGCCGGCGTCGGCGAGATCATCATGGTCGTCCCCACTCCGGGCGGCGAAACCAACGCACACGTGCTGGTCGCTGCCAAGCTTGCCGGCGTGGACCGCGTCTTCCGCATCGGCGGCGCTCAGGCCGTCGCTGCACTCGCCTACGGCACCGCCACCGTCCCCAGGGTCGACAAGATCACCGGCCCGGGCAACATCTACGTCGCCACCGCGAAGAAGCTGGTTTTCGGCCAGGTCGGCATCGACATGATCGCCGGCCCGAGCGAGATCCTGGTCATCAACGACGGCAGCGGCAATCCGACCCACATCGCGGCCGACCTTCTGTCCCAGGCCGAGCACGACGAACTCGCCTCCTCTGTCCTGATCACCACCGACCGTGGCTTCGGTGAGAAGGCGGCGGCGGAAGTAGAGCGCCAATTGAAGGAACTGTCCCGCGAAGCGATCGCCCGCAAGTCCTGGGAATCCTTCGGGGTCATCATCGTTGCCGGCAACCTGGAAGAGGCCATTGCCTTCTCCAATCGCATCGCCCCGGAGCACCTGGAACTTGCCGTGGAGAACCCTTTCGAGATCATGCCGCTTATCACCAATGCCGGCGCAATCTTCATGGGGCACTACACCCCCGAGGCCTCCGGCGACTACCTGGCCGGCCCCAACCACACCCTTCCGACCGGCGGCACGGCACGCTTCTTCTCGCCCCTCTCGGTGGATGACTTCGTCAAGAAAAGCTCCCTCATCTATTTCACCAAGGGCGGCCTGCAGCGGGTCGGCAAGGACATCGTCCGGATCGCAACGCTGGAAGGGCTGGAGGCCCACGGCAAGTCGGTCAGCTTCAGGCTCGACAGCTAG
- the hisA gene encoding 1-(5-phosphoribosyl)-5-[(5-phosphoribosylamino)methylideneamino]imidazole-4-carboxamide isomerase, which yields MIIIPAIDLKNGCCVRLEQGLMEKDTVFNDDPGAQAAEWQRQGGEILHIVDLDGAFAGEPKNRSAIESIVKSVTIPTQLGGGIRDIATIEAYLSLGIGRVIIGTAAQRNPAFVKEACAKFPGKIVVGIDAKNGMVAVQGWAEVTGITATELARQFEGDGVSAIIYTDISRDGMMQGPNIEATKALAEAINIPVIASGGLSSLKDIENLIAIESSGVTGVITGKAIYSGAINLAEAIALTKKQR from the coding sequence ATGATCATTATTCCGGCAATAGATCTGAAGAATGGCTGCTGCGTCCGCCTTGAGCAGGGGCTGATGGAGAAGGACACGGTTTTCAACGATGATCCGGGCGCACAGGCGGCCGAGTGGCAGCGCCAGGGCGGCGAGATCCTGCACATCGTCGACCTGGACGGCGCCTTCGCCGGCGAGCCGAAGAACCGCTCCGCCATCGAGTCCATCGTGAAATCCGTCACCATCCCGACCCAGCTCGGCGGCGGCATCCGCGACATCGCCACCATCGAAGCCTATCTCTCCCTCGGCATCGGCCGCGTCATCATCGGCACCGCCGCGCAGAGAAATCCTGCTTTCGTGAAGGAAGCCTGCGCCAAGTTCCCCGGCAAGATCGTGGTCGGCATCGACGCCAAGAACGGCATGGTCGCGGTCCAGGGTTGGGCCGAGGTGACCGGCATCACGGCCACCGAGCTCGCCAGGCAGTTCGAGGGTGACGGCGTCTCCGCCATCATCTACACCGACATCAGCCGCGACGGCATGATGCAGGGGCCGAACATCGAGGCGACCAAGGCGCTGGCCGAAGCCATCAACATCCCGGTGATCGCTTCCGGCGGCCTCTCGTCGCTGAAGGACATCGAGAACCTGATCGCGATCGAGTCCTCCGGTGTCACCGGCGTCATCACCGGCAAGGCCATCTACTCCGGCGCCATCAACCTCGCCGAAGCCATCGCACTGACCAAGAAGCAGCGCTAA
- the rho gene encoding transcription termination factor Rho has protein sequence MNLQELKEKKINDLTAIAKALNIEGASSLRKQDLIFAILNAQTEKNGMIFGEGVLETLPDGFGFLRAPDYNYLPGPDDIYVSPSQIRRFNLHTGDTVAGQIRPPKEGERYFALLKVETVNHESPEVARDKILFDNLTPLYPEEKLILETTPDNMSSRVMELVAPIGKGQRGLIVAPPRTGKTMLIQNIANSIALNHPEVFLIVLLIDERPEEVTDMQRSVKGEVISSTFDEPASRHIQVAEMVIEKAKRLVEHKRDVVILLDSITRLARAYNTVIPPSGKILSGGVDSNALHKPKRFFGAARNIEEGGSLTIIATALVDTGSKMDEVIFEEFKGTGNMELHLDRKLVEKRTFPAIDINKSGTRKEELLIPQASLNRIWILRKVLHPMNVVDSMEFLISKLQGTKTNQAFLDSMSK, from the coding sequence ATGAACCTACAGGAACTTAAAGAAAAGAAAATCAACGATCTCACGGCCATTGCCAAGGCGTTGAACATCGAGGGGGCGTCCAGTCTCAGGAAACAGGACCTGATCTTCGCTATCCTCAACGCCCAGACCGAGAAGAACGGCATGATCTTCGGCGAGGGGGTCCTCGAGACCCTGCCTGACGGGTTCGGCTTCCTGAGGGCGCCGGATTACAACTATCTGCCGGGTCCGGACGACATCTACGTGTCGCCGTCCCAGATCCGCCGCTTCAACCTGCATACCGGCGACACCGTTGCCGGCCAGATCAGGCCGCCCAAAGAAGGGGAGCGTTACTTCGCGCTCCTGAAGGTCGAGACCGTCAATCACGAGTCTCCCGAGGTCGCCCGCGACAAGATCCTCTTCGACAACCTGACCCCGCTCTACCCGGAAGAGAAGCTCATCCTCGAGACCACCCCGGACAACATGTCGAGCCGTGTCATGGAGCTGGTCGCACCGATCGGCAAGGGGCAGAGGGGCCTGATCGTCGCTCCGCCGCGCACCGGCAAGACCATGCTGATCCAGAACATCGCCAACTCCATCGCGCTGAACCATCCCGAGGTGTTCCTGATCGTCCTCTTGATCGACGAGCGCCCGGAAGAGGTTACCGACATGCAGCGCTCCGTTAAGGGTGAGGTCATCTCCTCCACCTTCGACGAGCCGGCCTCCCGCCACATCCAGGTGGCCGAGATGGTCATCGAGAAGGCCAAGCGCCTGGTCGAGCACAAGCGCGACGTCGTTATCCTGCTCGACTCCATCACCCGTCTGGCCCGCGCCTACAACACCGTGATCCCGCCCTCCGGCAAGATCCTCTCCGGTGGTGTCGACTCCAACGCCCTGCACAAGCCGAAGCGCTTCTTCGGCGCGGCGCGTAACATCGAGGAAGGGGGCTCGCTCACCATCATCGCCACTGCCCTGGTCGATACCGGCTCCAAGATGGACGAGGTCATCTTCGAAGAGTTCAAGGGCACCGGCAACATGGAGCTCCACCTGGACCGCAAGCTGGTCGAGAAGAGGACCTTCCCCGCCATCGACATCAACAAGTCGGGCACCAGGAAAGAAGAACTCCTTATCCCGCAGGCCTCTTTGAACCGCATCTGGATCCTCCGGAAGGTGCTCCATCCCATGAACGTGGTCGATTCCATGGAGTTCCTGATCTCCAAGCTGCAGGGGACCAAGACCAACCAGGCCTTCCTCGATTCCATGAGCAAGTAA